GTTAGGGAATGTCCTGGACGAGACGGAACCCTGAAGGTAGAGTCAGAACTGTCACCGAACTTTCCTACAACAGGAGACGCCGCCGATCGCCTGTAAGCCAATATCCATGCGAAACCCTAGAACTGTAGAAGTTGCCTAGCAACGTCCAACATTGGCCAAAACAAGAGTAAGTAGTCTATCGCCTGAGCTGGTTATGCCAACTTGGGCCGAAAACGCTCCAAGCCTTTTACAATCAGTTGATAGTATGGATCGTCGCGACTTCCAGTCCAATCTGTCAGATTTACGCCTTGAATCGCCCTTAGACCTAAAGGTGCTCTCACATTCTCAATAAAGACAGGTACTAGTTTGCTGTGCTCTAGGGCCTCTCTCGCCTCATCCTTCACATATTTGGACGATATAGCTCGCTCCGACCACAACACCAAGACACAACTTGATTTCTTCAGCGCCTCTGCTATGGCTTCATCAAAGTCCTCGCCAGGGTGAATCTTGAAATCCCACCAGACTTGCCAACCTTCTTGCTCGATCGCCCTTGCTAATTGTTCGGCACGTCCTTGGTCTTCCCTAGCATAACTAATAAAAACCGACCCTATCGCTTTGACCTTATCTCGCTCGCTGAGATCAGAAATCTGATAATATTTGAGGAATTCAATTAACTGGTCCATATCGTGGTGAAAGTCCGGGCCCGACCTTACGATAGCAGAATTCCGCATGGTTAAAGCCTGCATACTGTCTGGAAGATTCTTAGCGGAAGGCATCGAGGCTCCTCTTACCAGAACGGGAATCACAGGAATCCGACGTTTCAGCGCCGACTCGATTTCAATCCGCACGAAATCGCGCGGGTCTTCAAGTCTGGTCTTGCCCTGGCTGTCTTTTGGTCCCATCCAATCCGGCCCGATCACCGCCAGGAAGACATCACACTTGCCCACCTGTTCATCCAGATAGGTCCGAAAGTCGACGCCTAACGGAATCGAATCGACATCCCGAAAGACTGACTGTGGAAACACCTGGATCAGCCGATCATAGATCCGACCGGTGACATCGGCGCTATCCTCACGTCGATAGGAAATCAGAATCTTGCTCATGGTTGCACAACACGAAGCCCAGGCCTTCCAGCTATCCCATGGGTCTTCGCGCCAGATTCTACGGATTTTTCCGACTAACGCAAGACCGAGAAACTGGCTCTCGATTGTAGCGGTAGTTACGTGCTTGGCGGAGTTAGGTAGGATTGGGGAGAGGCGAGTTCAGTTTTGTGGCAAAAACCCTACTTCTCGTCACATTTCTGGAACTTCGACTCTAAGCATCGCTGAGCCATCTCCTGCGCTTTCTGAATCTGGGCCGGAGTCATGCGTGAGGCCACCTTTTCGCGATCCTTCGCCAGCTCTTGTTTCGACCCGCCGCCTAACGATTCCCCCGCGATGCTGTACCACATATAGGCACGAACAGGGTCCTGTGGAACGCCTTGTCCCTTGTCATACATTTGCGCCAGTTCATTTTGCGCTCCGGCGTGGCCCTGCTTGGCGGCCATCCGATGCCATTTCAAGGCAGCCTGGTAGTCCTGCGTCACACCCAGGCCGCTCGCATAGAGCAGTCCGAGATTGTACTGCGCTCGTGCATCCCCTCTCTCCGCCAAGGGGTAAAAGAGCCCTGCCGCGAGCCTGTAGTCTCCCCGCTGCAAAGCCTCGTATGGTTCCTCTCCGGAGAGGGCTGCCACCGCTGTCGAACAGTCGACAACCAACAGGATCGCGAGAAGGAGTGCCCGCATCGTTGACCTGCCTTTCAGCATCGTAACCGGCCCTCTGACGTAGCATGCCCTACGCTCAGTTACAATACTACCATTACCTGTATTTGCGCTACTTACACGGAGCATCCCTCGGCCGTCCCATTGTTACTGACGAAGACGGAGGTATCATCCAGCCTAGTTGTGACACGAGCCTCGTCAACCACATTGGCCGGGCCCGATGCCACCGACTCGCCCGCCCCTTGCTCGATGACCCCTACTTTTGCATGAGACCTTTTGGGTTGTAGCAATCGGCCTACTCTGATAAACCGATCAGGCCAGCAAGGACCCAGCCGGAGAAATCCTGCTCGGGAACAACGATCGAGGTGAGTCATGCCGACAACCTACCAAGAACGATTTGGGAATAACGATGAGCTCATCCATGCCTACGCCGATGATAATTCTCCTCGCGCCTCGGAAATTCAATATCTCTATGATTCGATAAAGCGTCTCAAAGCGCGACGGATCCTCAACGTTCCCTTCGAGGGCAGCCTCATGAAGAGCGTCGCGACAAATGAGCTGGTCACCTTCGCGGATTTCGTCGTGCCGGCTACGTTGCAAAGGTGGAATATTCTCAAAACAGACTTCAGCCTGACCGGCCTACGGAGGAACTATTTCGATGCGGTGATATCCATTGCAGGAATCCATCATCTTACGGATCAGGAACAGTTTGAGTTCCTCGTAGCCACC
This region of Nitrospira sp. genomic DNA includes:
- a CDS encoding toll/interleukin-1 receptor domain-containing protein; the protein is MSKILISYRREDSADVTGRIYDRLIQVFPQSVFRDVDSIPLGVDFRTYLDEQVGKCDVFLAVIGPDWMGPKDSQGKTRLEDPRDFVRIEIESALKRRIPVIPVLVRGASMPSAKNLPDSMQALTMRNSAIVRSGPDFHHDMDQLIEFLKYYQISDLSERDKVKAIGSVFISYAREDQGRAEQLARAIEQEGWQVWWDFKIHPGEDFDEAIAEALKKSSCVLVLWSERAISSKYVKDEAREALEHSKLVPVFIENVRAPLGLRAIQGVNLTDWTGSRDDPYYQLIVKGLERFRPKLA
- a CDS encoding tetratricopeptide repeat protein, which codes for MRALLLAILLVVDCSTAVAALSGEEPYEALQRGDYRLAAGLFYPLAERGDARAQYNLGLLYASGLGVTQDYQAALKWHRMAAKQGHAGAQNELAQMYDKGQGVPQDPVRAYMWYSIAGESLGGGSKQELAKDREKVASRMTPAQIQKAQEMAQRCLESKFQKCDEK